The nucleotide window TTAAGCCATCTCATTCATGATGACAAAGTACAAAGGAGTAGTAACACAATGTGACAAGAGGTTACAAACTTCAACTGAAAAACCGAACCCTTTCaacacatgaaataaaaaattccaatcaaTAGTGTCATAAGCCTTGGCTATGTCAATTTTCACCATAATATTTTTCCCTCTAACTGACTTGTTTAAATCATGAACGAGCTCTTGTGTGAGGCTGACGTTACCAAAAATACTTCGTTCGGGAATATcggataaatatataataagtgttACATGACTCACTTCATGTATTTATCTCTTATATTCCACTTGAAGCCTTCAACTTCAAGCAATATCGGATACTTTGATCCCACATAATGCTAGATGAAGaatgatcataatttttctataattattttaaaactcaCTAATATAATAGCGCCACTTCACCAAGATCATAGTCAAGTTTGGGTAATGATAATTAACacaactcttttataattttttttgtacttcTGCACGTACTAATTAAATTGATggcatttttctaaaataatgatATCGACCTTATAAATCTGTTTTATCAAAATGCATTCCATTTAAAATGAAGCtataagataattataaaaaaaatatgtttttatctttttcttttcttgatttgGATTTCAGATCTTACATGTTTCTATTTAATACAAAATTGTAAAATGTGGTGTATGATCATTACTCTAATATTGCATCAATCAATGCATTAAAAGCATGCATCGTGGATTTGCCATGCATGACAACAATTTGTTTCCTTATTTTGGGTGGCGTACCTCATGAGCAACTATGTAGTCTCAACCTTGCTTCAATCGATCAatgtattatatcaaaattgtTACAGTTACAAACagatcttataaaataaatttacaaattaatatagttttatataatattttataatataatgtaccccatcaaactatatcaatttataaatttgttttttaaaaatatttttataactaaaacgTACatttagttatattatatacataatacACGAGTTGTGAATGAACTGCGAGGCATGTGGGCTCCGTTCCCTATAATTAGTATTAACactaaattttccttttttattttttttataagaagaaatataatattaatgataaacattACAGATAACTATCAAGCCAAATTGCTTGAGAGATAAAGTCTGAAAAACCATCACACCACATCTCAATAGACTCAACAGACCAAGCATGTCGGGCTAGACCATGAGTAGTCTCATTTCCCAACATACTCACATGTTGAATCTGATATTcctaaaaaacaacaaataacttttttgtttcttacaATAAAATTCTCAGCATTGAAGAAGACTGTTGTAGCTTGAAGCTCTCTTACCATCAATAGAAAATCACTCTCTATGATAAGCTTTTTAATACTCATATGAGCACAAAATTGTAAGCCTCGAAACACAGCAAGCAACTCTATATCCTCAGGAGCAGCAACCTCAACTTCAACTTTACTAGCAACCATAACAGTTTTACCATTAGCATCTCTAAGTATAGCTCTAATCCCAGCTTTGTGTTGATCTCTAAACATAGTTTCATCCACATTTAACTTCAGAAAATCAGCAAGAGGTGGCTTCCAACCACAGTACTTCTTAATCTCTGTATTAGACTTAGGCCTTACATCTATGTACATCCTGTGAAGAGAGAAAGCATGTTCAACAACCTGcctcatcaaaaaaaaaaaaaaaaagcacaaaaaacaCCCATCCaagcgaagaagaagaaaaaaaaaaaaaaacatgttcatGAGCCATGGAAAGATTCAAAACCCAACCAAAAGCCATGCACTCAAAATTAAAGgcaaccatatatatacatacatacatacatacatttatatatactgGCAGTGGCTAAAcatgcaaagcacgtttgccatatCTGCctaattgaaggaaaaaataaagtgtgacttcaaatattaaaatagtctaatgcataagagtgaaattattatttattcatgttcatcatttattatgaaatttaaattatattaaaaatttaaattaattagatagttttattctcttaaaaaatgttcagtaaaacttcatcatttatttaatgatgaaaaattaatattttataaattaaaattgattttaagtgtatgatataatatttatattttaattatctattttatgttagtttaaatcaatatttaaacatctacagttagattaaatctgaagattcaAGATGAAGAGTTGGGACATAAAATCCCAAACCTAAcattttccctcacttttcctttcttcctctctctccttccccacGCACGTCtaccctctctctcacccgatctcctccctcaagcagcccaatgccgccgtgcgccaccttGCGGTGTAACCGATCATCTCACCAGCTTTCCCTCACGTCGGCGAGCAAACCCCACCATTGAAGCCCCTTAGCAGCTTGTCCCTCAGCCGCACACGAGCAACCCAAAATGGGTCTCgacgcacgggttctccaccctTGCGCTACCGCGGCTCAGCCCCATctccaccaagcaccaccaccGAGTTCCTCTCACGCCGTGGAGCACTTCCATGGAACCCACCACCTGTAGCTCCTCTCTAGGGGATGCACGCAACCCCTCTATacgcacgggtttctccccgtagCGTTGCCATTAACCACCCCTACgacaccgcaccaccaccagcagCCTCGTCCTTCGCCGACAACCCTTCCacttcctcctttcctccagcCGATAACTcctgatttgtgatttgtatgGAAacttgtgtggtgattttgtgatttgtgtagtgattttgtggtgatttctGTGATTTTATGGTGATTTTGCTTTGAAGATGTAGAGAGGGACgtaaggggaagaagaaaagcgtaaaataagtttattgtttattactgtttattcaTGTTCATCCGTTTATAGctacttttaagtataaggggatatatatatatatatatatatatatatatatcaagtgaAGATCAAggataacaatattataaatacgAGCACCAAATAAAAAACTCTATTCATGAGCTTTGTAAACAAGTTGTGATAAGTGTACAATCTGTTCACAACTTATTAATGCAACCGGTAACTCCCAACGGGAGCGGAAGCGGAACGCTTAgcattttcttatttgttttgttttgtttgttttttaatatattttttaaagaaaacatttaAAGTTAGTCGGTTTTGAGCACTCCTTACCTGTCATGCCAGCAGATCAAATGAAACGGTGCGGATCATTCTCAAGCGAGAGACGAAATTGTAAGAAGACCGGTAAGGCATTTCAAACTGATTAAATGAAACGCGCTGTTTTCTTCGTGACCCAGTCCATCTGCTCCCAGTCCATTGAAGACAAAAATCAAATGAATCGGAGACAAAAATCGCCATTGAAGACTGCTCAGTCCATCTGCTCCTCTCCATCATGCGAATGAATCCATCTGCTCTCCTCCCTCCCACAAACGAAAGACGAAAGCGAAACCAACTCTTCCCCTtcggtatctctctctctctctctctctctctctctctctctctctctctctctctctctctctctctctctctgagtttaCAAACTATAGAACTTCATCtaaaatatgttatgtaaacgataaaaaacaaaaacatgctCAGATAGTCAACTGGTCTCCACCTCCTTTGGAATGGTTTAAACTCAATGTTGATGGAAGCTCTCTCGGGAACCCAGGGCCTTCAGGTCCAGGAGGAGCAATTCGTGATCATAAAGGAGAATTGCTTGTTGGGTTTTCAATATTTACTGGTACTCGGTCAAATAATGTTGCAGAGTTTATGGGTTTGCTTCAAGGTCTTCGAATAGTGTGATTTCTGGGCCTTCAAAATGTAGAGATTGAGATGGATTCTACTTTGGTGATAGAGTGGTTAAGAAATAAGAGATGTGGCCTCTGGTacttggaggattattgggagaAACTTCTTAATCTGTTAGTTGGACTCTGTTTTTGCTGTCGGCATATTTACAGGGAATGTAATTCACTAGCAGATGGCTTTGCTCGTCTGGGTGGTTCAGGGGTCTGTAAGGTGTGGAAGAATGTTTCTGAGCTTcctaatcaaaacaaaatataaaattttcatcttatctcatttcattattacacattttttaaatctccatataaaatataataaacaattcaactttttcaaatccaaatacacatttttcaaatctcaaaacaataataatattaaaacataatattttaaactttaaaacaaaatataaaattctcatctcacctcccaaacctaccTTTAGAGGTTTTTTTCGTTTGGATAAGGGGGGCTGTTCTTTTATTCGTTTATAAGGGCTTAGGTCTGTAAAGGTTATTTCTTGGGGCACTGTCTTGGGTCTGAAAGGTGTACCACGGTTTTCTCCTCAGCCTTTTATGAGGATATTTATGAATAAGGAGGCTTGATctccatttattaaaaaaaaaaaaaaaagaaacgatCATTCCTATTTGTTTTGGGATGATATGCTACAACCAAACATCACATCCACCATGTATGTATAATGTTGGAACTTGGAAGGGTAAAAATTTCACTGTTAATCTTGTCCATGATGATTATTTTTCTGTAGCGGTGAGAAGATGCCTAGTATCAAGTGGTCTGAATCTGTAGAAGTCAAAGGGAAAGAGGTTAGagacttttgaaaaatatattcatgATCTCCCTCGTTCACGCAACCGGGGTTTAATGGTATGGTACTCTTACCTCTTCATACCATTGTGAAATAGGCACTTATGTTCACAGGGTTATATTAGATTTATGGAAGTTCAAAATCTGCCTTGTTTCTATACTAGCTTGATGATGACTAATACTCGAGGCAACTGGATTGCGGTTTTCCTTCGCTTTGGTGAGAAAAAATCAAAGAGCATTGTGTTGTTTACGGATAGAAAAACGATGCATTCCAGAAACTTTTGAACCTTTTGTTCTGATAGAGAAATACTTTGTGGTGACTTCACTAGAAACTGAATAGCTACTAGACAAAGGGCAGGTTTTGTGTGATTACTATATGAACTTCATATGggctgaaaagaaaaatcatatgaATATGAATAGATGATATTTATGACCATAGGGATCGACTTGTAGGAGGTGCAAGAATATACATTAAAGATGTTGAAGCTTATTTTGGTAGTGGGGGAAACCAAGAGAAATGGTGCATTGGTTTGTGAGTGGGAAAGCAAGCTGAACCTTCTTCGTGGTTCGCAGTAGACATGCGAGACGTTTGGAGAGGAGACGGGCCAAAGTAAGTGCACTGGTTCGTATTGAGCGGGAAATCAATACTAAGCTTCTTCGTGAATCGTGATTCTTTTCCTTTCAGCCTTTTTTGTTCAattctattgttttattttttgaaggccATGTCAGGGTGCGCAAGGTGTCCCCCAAATTGACTGCTGTAgaagaattgttttttaattatttaaaatatttaaaaaaaaatttacaatatcattaaaaaaataattttttaattattaaataaaataaaaaatttctggACCCATGATCGAAACCCACTGTTAGAACACTTGGCATTTCCCGAAGTTAATTTCCTGGGGATGACTTTATATAAGTGGTTATTGATGCTTAGATATCGGTAAGTTGATcatgtaaaaaaacaaaaaatcttccattaaatatatatatattaagcaggGACGAATTAATTGTCTCCACGCATTTGTTCGTaaaaccatttatatatatacatatatatgtagagagagagagagagagagattattttaacataaaaaagatAAGTTATATATGCTCTGAACATTAAAAAGGATTTATTTTGGTTAAGCTTGAATAACATGCAACAGAtcatgaatctctctctctctctctctctctcaagtaaAGTCATGCGCTATATTTAATACCCagcaatatttttcaacttaattgCTTGGCTGCCAAGAACATGAAGATCAGTGCATGCATCATCCTTTATCGCGATCAATCAGAAATTGGCTTGAATTGATCAACAACAGAAGCATATCTCTCTAGTAAAGTCGTGCTATATTTAATACCcagcaatattttaaattagctTGGCTATCAAGAACATGATTAGAGTACTACATGCATCATCCTTGCTTCATCAATGAAATAGTCCGTACCTAAGCATAGTCTTGCTtgtcttgatatatatatatatatatatatatgtgtgtatgtatatactatatacctCTGCAAGTTGAAGTTCTCCAAgttcaggaaaaaaaacatgGCTCAGATAGTTAGTACAGATGAGATAGAGTCACTGAGAATTGAGTTGGCAGAGATAGGAAGAAGCATCAGATCATCTTTTCAACGGCATACCTCAAGTTTTCGAAGTAGTACTTCAGGATTGAGTTCTACAAAGGGAGATGGTGATGTTGAATATGCATTACAATGGGCTGAAATTGAGAGATTACCTACGTTTGAGCGGCTTAGATCTTCTCTATTTGATAAGGATGCTGATGCTgttaatggtggtggtggtggtgctgttgaaaagaaagggaaacaaGTGATTGATGTTACGAAGCTTGGGGCTCTAGAACGGCATGTGTTTGTAGAGAAGCTCATCAAACAGATTGAGAATGACAATCATCGCTTGTTGCAAAAAATTAGAAACCGAATAGACAAGTAAGCCGAccctttactctctctctctctctcaaaattcctcctaaAAATCATGCATAGGTGTGATCTTGCATCTCTAAACGCAAACATGCACATTTGTGTAGCATCATGAATGTGAATGGAATGAGTACTACCATGCATAGTCATATACATAGAACACAATTTTTGACATATATTCATgaatcactataagaaaattacttatttacgaCTAATTAATTCCAGTGAAATGactatatatttacaattaaaattagttgcgaataatcttttaattgcaataaattgatcacaaaagtctatttttcttgtagtgaatataTTGGATCGATACACAGTActctttaataaataattgttatcagtatatatatatatatatatatcttactaaatattaattataatattgtcACGATAAAGTTAGAAATACTTAATTCATTTATGAAATGAACTAAGCTTAAATCGAGTTTATCCGAATCAAATTTCAGTTCATTTACGGCTTTACGGCCGGCCGGGCTGGCATAAATATATATCGTTTTGTAGGGTTGGTGTAAAGTTGCCTACTGTAGAAGTAAGGTGCAGAAATCTGCGTGTTGAAGCTGAGTGCGAGGTGGTGCATGGCAAGGCCCTTCCAACCCTATGGAATTCTCTTCAAAGCACCATCTCCAGCGTAAGTAATTCGAGTTCCTGGGATTTTAAACATGGTTGGCACGTACTTAATAGAATGTTTTAAATGAgcggtatttttgtaaaacatcttataaaaataatatcattttataaaaatattcttattttataatattattatataatatgttatacaATGTGTcgtatatatatgattattctAGGTAACCCTATGTATATGCTTGCATGtctaaatgcataaaaaatgactttttgataatattttcttaaaaaataatttgtagaaattttaaataaattttttatatatttttatttcttgtagaataagatattatcattttatgtaataatattTCTGTTGCCGTCtgcattaatatttgttttagtatttaatattatagaagtcaattaattaattaattaattaatttttggtcCTCAACAGTTCTACGCAAAGCTGCCGGGTGCAAAGCCACATCAAGCCAAGATAAGCCTCATCCATGACGTTAGTAGTATCATAAAGCCGGGAAGGTTGCTATAGTCTATACAGCTTTGATTAGGATCTAAGTCAACTGTCCTgaattcattttaataatttcaattttatattttaataaagagtaatgttatacactacattcttattctattttaatcaaCTCAAGTTTTTAATGGTGATAATATTTTTGCTAGAATTCTGTTGTGCAATTACAAGACTTGTGATAAAGTTTAttgttcttaaaaaataaataataattaaaacatcaatatttttatcttaattaatgTAGTAGatggttatttttttaatattgttactcatcattttaatttctcacacattatggttatttttattttatttttttaactaattaatttaatctaCTCATCGttcatacactatatattttataaataaaaaaaaagttatttatagtGTGCAGTGTGAGCattgaggatgatgaataggaGGTATGCTGCGCATCAGCCGGTAGCTGCAGCacacctcatatatatatatttttttttcactcaatacGTTGAGTGTGCTGAGGCTTCCGGCTTATgcacatattttttcatatatatatatatatatatatatatatatataaagctttcaattattattattattatttggttaatTTCTCCAAAATTAGACATATTTTAAGTTCGAGGATGtaatcaattttttgttttcctgtACCCTTCTCACGATTCTTTAATTTCTCGCCGGTGTGTTTTGATGAAATGTTGTTTCTTGCTGTCGAATAATCTCCATGACAAAGCTCTTTGGATAACTGtgaagaatatataaaattccAGAGCGTTGGAGGTCCTAATGAAGATTTCCTGATAATGAAATGAACTATTAGCTCAAATGATGTCTTTCCCCAAATGAAGTTTGTATCTGTTTCAAAGATTTAGGTCTGTATTAGGGAGGGACTCTCTGAAGACTGTGCGTTGGATATTGGATCGCCATGCTTTGTTCCATGGAGTTGCTAATTCAAAGCAGAAACTTCACACAGGAATATTATCACGTTGTGATTCCTCATCACCTAGTGGTATCCCCACATTCAACGAAATGTTCACCTCTCGAGTGTCTCAAAATACGAGTTTATGATCAGTTGGAACTTGaatatcttctttctttctttctttttttttttttttttaatggtctTCAATTTTAATACttccatttcaattttgataacTTCTACACAGAAATCTTTCTATAGAGAGGATTCCAAACGTTTGGGTGATATGAGGCCGGAGACGTATTCACATGGCCTGACCTTTTCTGCAGGATAACTCTGCTGCTTGGCCCCCCAGGTTGCGGAAAGACGTCCCTTTTAAAGGCCCTGTCCGGGAATCTAGACGAATCTCTCAAGGTTTTGTACTTCCTCCATATTACATGAAGAATGCATTTATATTGTCAACCTGATGAGGGCAATGTACGCTCATTAATGGGAATCTAGTTTGAAACTATAACTTGAAACGTAAATCAGCAGAATgttgataggaaaaaaaaaaaaaaatcaagaaagatCAAACCAATCGATGCagataattttgtatatataattataggtATATCTCCTTGTTTGATGTAGTATATAATAAGTGTTACCAAGTTTTTGGTTGATTGCTAATCTTTCACATTTGTAGTCTTTCAAATTTATGTATAAACTTTCTGTTTTGCCTAATAGATTACTGGGGAAATTTCTTACAATGGATACAAGCTAGAAGAGTTTGTCCCCCAAAAGACTTCGGCTTATATCAGCCAAAATGACGTGCACATTCCTGACATGACCGTGAGGGAAATACTGGACTTTTCAGCTCGTTGTATGGGTGTTGGAAGCCGAACAGGTAAGTTTTCCTTAGAGTTCAACTGGGAAGATGATTTATTAATAAGTACTGCCTTATTAAGTATAAACCCCCAACACTTGGATAATGACAGCGACATTTGTTTTCGGACTAATTCAGATGTTTTGATGGAAGTCagtaaaagagagaaggaagccGGAGTTGTTCCCGATCCAGACATAGACACTTACATGAAGGTAACGGTTTCATCTCtaatcttcttctttccttgttTATGAAATAATCTATACTGCTGTATGCCAACTGATTTGGCTACATGAAActagttaaagttgttgaaattTTCGATTTTGACAGAAACTTGGGAAAAAATCCCATCCAGACCATATgcgattttttgttctttgataaaatgatggaaaacttaAGATAATGAGAACCATCACTGACAAAATCATTGAAGCTGAATCCTCTTACTCATAGGACAATTCTCTGTTGTATGTGCGTTAATCACAGCCACTGCGAAAGATTTAGCATATAAAAGATTTTGGTCACACTGTGGGTATTATTACTTATGgaatgaaataagatattttattttggtcacactttgtttcttttgtttctacTTATTGATGGTTTTCTTGAggatttttgttgtaatattGACTGTATTTGTTTGGCAGGCGATTTCTGTGGAAGGACTAAAAAGAACCCTTCAAACAGACTACATACTAAAGGTCATTCTCTTTCAACAAAGCTGACAGAAAACCTATACCCTGTAATTTGTAAATGGATGAATACCTTACCAATTTATTTCTATTGCTGCCTTGAGTTCTCAGATCATTGGACTTGATATCTGCGCTGACACTCTAGTTGGAGATGCTATGAGAAGAGGTATCTCTGGCGGTCAGAAAAAGAGATTGACTACAGGTAATCTGAGTGAAAAAAATAACCTTAGCTGGTTTTAACGAGAGAACTAACTCCCAATACCTGGTTAGATTATGACTATAAGGAATTGGACTTCAATTTTGCAGGGGAGATGATTGTAGGTCCTACAAAAGCTCTGTTTATGGATGAGATCACAAATGGCTTAGACAGTTCAACTGCCTTTCAAATTGTTACTTGTCTTCAGCAGCTAGTGCATATTACAGATGTTACATTACTGGTTTCCCTTCTTCAGCCAGCCCCAGAGACATTTGATCTTTTTGATGACCTCATTTTGATGTCAGAGGGAAAGATTGTGTATCATGGACCACGTGATTATGTTCTAGAGTTTTTTGAGGATTGTGGTTTCAGATGTCCGGCGAGGAAAGGGATTGCTGATTTTATCCAGGAGGTAAGTGCATTTCAGcttatatttgttttcttttcaagctcctctctttaaaaaaactatttcaccCTATGTTTATACAGGTAATCTCAAGGAAAGATCAAGCACAGTACTGGTATCACACGGAAGTACCTCACAGTTACATTCCTGTCGATTTGTTCTCTAGGAAGTTCAAAGAGTCTCCATATGGAAAGAAGCTGGAAGAGGAGCTCTCAGAGCCATATGATAAGTCCCAAAGCCATCAGAGTGCTCTTTCCTTTAGTCGGTATTCCCTTTCTAAATGGGATCTTTTTAGAGCTTGCGCTTCAAGGGAACTCCTTCTCATGAAAAGGAATTCTTTTATCTACATATTCAAAACAAGTCAGGTTAAAATTTGTACTTATGCTGATGTTCCTTGATCCTACTATCATTACTTTTCCTGGTGTGGGAGCGTTAAAACCTATGCTCATTCTTCCTGTTTCATCTTTATTCTTTGTTTAGTTTTCCAAAGCCCTGCGAAAACTGaaacatgttttggttttttctatCTGCAGCTGATTATCATTGCATGTATAACAATGACTGTGTTTTTGCGGTCTCGCATGGATATTGATGTTTATCATGCAAATTACTACATGGGTGCCCTGTTCTATGCTCTTGTCATCTTTCTTGTTGATGGTATCCCAGAGATATCCATGACAATTCAAAGACTTGAAGTATTCTACAAACAgaaagcattttatttttacccAGCTTGGGCTTATGCCATTCCAGCAAGCATACTAAAGATCCCTCTTTCATTTGTGGAATCTCTGGTTTGGACGTGTTCTACGTATTATGTCATTGGATACACTCCTGAGGCCCAGAGGTGAGTTTGACATGAAATTTGTTGATATTTGTTAATTTTGCCTTGTTTTGGTTCATGAATTTCCAAATTTATATCCAGAACTTTTCAAACGCTAGAGCCTCAAGACAGCATCTTCTTTTGcttaagccttttttttttttttaaattttctttaatcGAACCTTTACGATATACTTAAGTACATCAGGAATGTTGAGGGCAGCAGCGGTGCCAAATTCTGTTAATTGTGACCCTTGGTTCATTTGCTGCTGTTTCAGGTTCTTCCGCCAGTTCGTTCTACTTTTTGCGGTGCACCTATCTTCAATGTCCATGTTCCGTTTTCTGGCCTCCGTCTTCCAGACAAATAATGCATCTTTTACAGCTGGtagttttgcaatattttttgtACTGTTATTCGGTGGCTTCGTTATTAATAAATGTAAGGTTTCAATATCTCCTTTTGCCAAATCTCATTCTAAGATAATCAATTGAAATGACAAGCTTAGCTGTTCTGCTGCAGCTTCCATACCTGTCTGGTTGAGGTGGGCTTTTTGGGTTTCACCCATGACATATGGAGAGATAGGGCTTTCTTTAAATGAGTTTCTTGCCCCAAGATGGCAAAAGGTGAGACTCCCACAGCATTACTTCTGGCTTCGTAATTTTAGCCCAGCTTTCTGTTAGATTATTCAAGTTCAAATCTGTCGTCACTAAATCTATCCGCCCACTTTTTGCCTGTTTTAACCTTTTAGAGAATTATCCAGTAAGTTACTACTATCAACTCTACATCCTGTTTGgtgtttttcatttatttatatcttcTAACACTGGAAATTCAGTAGCATTTCACTCCATATCTTTCACCGCAGTGCAATATCTTTCTACTGATCGCCAATGTCCAGCTAAATGAATCTTAGGTGAAGTTTTAAGTTCCACCTTAATCCATACACCAATAACTGGAGTACTGAATGCTTGGATAACACTTGTAATTACACAATCAATTTCAGTTgtatgacctatactccaataCTTCTGGTACTAGCCTGATAATGCTGTTTTATTCCTGTAATTAATTATGACTTTAACGGCTGGGAGAAACAGATGTTCCAGCTAAGTCTGCTTTCCTTTCTTATCTATAGATGACATCGGCAAACACTACGATAGGGCAAGAAATACTTGAAAGCCGTGGACTAGACTTTGATGGTTATCTTTTTTGGATATCACTTGGAGCCTTATTTGGATTTACAATAGTATTCAACATTGGATATATCTTGGCGTTAAGTTACTTGAAGTGTAAGTTCTTTGCTGTTGTTTTATTTCAACTTGAAACAGCATTGCAACAATAGATGCTGATTTGTCGACATTTGATTAACATTCAGCTCCTGGATCATCTCGTGTTATTATTTCGAATGAAATGCTCTCCAAAGAACCTGGAAGTGACGATTCACATGATGGGGACCATTTGGATGAAAAGtccaaaaattctcatctacAGGCTAATATAGGACCGAAAAAAGGttagataaattttctcaatcttcGGATTGTTATTCAGATCATtacctctttattttctttaaatgtatttatccaGCTTTTAATGAGCCTCTTTTTCCAATAATAGGTAGGATGGTCTTACCTCTTACACCCCTAACGATAGTGTTTGAAGATGTGCAATACTATGTTGACACCCCACTGgtaatcacatttaattttatgttatgtcCTTTGTGGTTACTGGATTGATAATCATTCACAACATTATATCCATTCCTGTAATTTTCTTTCCTATTTCATTTCTGGCTCTCAGGAAATGAGAGAACAGGGATTCACAAACAAAAGACTTCAACTTCTTTCGGATGTTACCGGCGCATTGAGGCCTGGTGTTCTAACAGCTTTGA belongs to Juglans regia cultivar Chandler chromosome 8, Walnut 2.0, whole genome shotgun sequence and includes:
- the LOC109009354 gene encoding ABC transporter G family member 37-like; translated protein: MAQIVSTDEIESLRIELAEIGRSIRSSFQRHTSSFRSSTSGLSSTKGDGDVEYALQWAEIERLPTFERLRSSLFDKDADAVNGGGGGAVEKKGKQVIDVTKLGALERHVFVEKLIKQIENDNHRLLQKIRNRIDKYEAGDVFTWPDLFCRITLLLGPPGCGKTSLLKALSGNLDESLKITGEISYNGYKLEEFVPQKTSAYISQNDVHIPDMTVREILDFSARCMGVGSRTDVLMEVSKREKEAGVVPDPDIDTYMKAISVEGLKRTLQTDYILKIIGLDICADTLVGDAMRRGISGGQKKRLTTGEMIVGPTKALFMDEITNGLDSSTAFQIVTCLQQLVHITDVTLLVSLLQPAPETFDLFDDLILMSEGKIVYHGPRDYVLEFFEDCGFRCPARKGIADFIQEVISRKDQAQYWYHTEVPHSYIPVDLFSRKFKESPYGKKLEEELSEPYDKSQSHQSALSFSRYSLSKWDLFRACASRELLLMKRNSFIYIFKTSQLIIIACITMTVFLRSRMDIDVYHANYYMGALFYALVIFLVDGIPEISMTIQRLEVFYKQKAFYFYPAWAYAIPASILKIPLSFVESLVWTCSTYYVIGYTPEAQRFFRQFVLLFAVHLSSMSMFRFLASVFQTNNASFTAGSFAIFFVLLFGGFVINKSSIPVWLRWAFWVSPMTYGEIGLSLNEFLAPRWQKMTSANTTIGQEILESRGLDFDGYLFWISLGALFGFTIVFNIGYILALSYLKSPGSSRVIISNEMLSKEPGSDDSHDGDHLDEKSKNSHLQANIGPKKGRMVLPLTPLTIVFEDVQYYVDTPLEMREQGFTNKRLQLLSDVTGALRPGVLTALMGVSGAGKTTLLDVLAGRKTSGYIEGQIKIGGYPKVQATFARISGYCEQTDIHSPQLTVEESVIFSAWLRLSAEVDQKTKAAFVDEVLETIELDEIKDALVGIPGATGLSNEQRKRLTIAVELVANPSIIFMDEPTTSLDARAAAIVMRAVKNVADTGRTIVCTIHQPSIHIFETFDELILLKTGGRMIYSGPLGQHSSRVIEYFEGIPRVPKIRENYNPSTWMLEVTSTSSEVEHGVDFAQKYMESPLYENNKELVRQMSSPPPGSTDLHFVSRFSQNGWGQVKSCLWKQHLTYWRNPAYNLTRMVHTLVTALIFGALYWNQGKKLNNQQNLFNIFGSMYATVIFLGINNCTTVLPYIAAERNVMYRERFAGMYSSWAHSLAQVIVEIPYLFIETALFVTISYPMIGYYGSAYKVFWYFYAIFCSLLYFNYLGMLVVSLTPNFMVAAILCSAFYTLFNLFSGFLMPEPKIPKWWIWLYYLTPTSWSLNGMLTSQYGDINKAIMVFGETKTVATFLEDYFGFHHDRLAVVAVVLMAFPLVFASMFAYFVGRLNFLRR